One Catharus ustulatus isolate bCatUst1 chromosome 2, bCatUst1.pri.v2, whole genome shotgun sequence genomic window carries:
- the CRLF2 gene encoding cytokine receptor-like factor 2: protein MINHLFTVCCVISTMKLIFQAYSMTFILGNLVASQLPSSGGKVAINTTIINFNKEKMKITWATREIFPNENVSFFYTFDEGKHQVWKPCTTYLLDQDYNSGCLFKTEGPTLAISIRSSNGSKELFFKRLKADFYIKPKPPENVTFFWEEDTVTVSCNKPKRNALCLTLELQYKSKFDKTWQSRVSKCCSVGEQGFDPRKCYSFRVRLWRLRQCNVKNYSSDWEAETFWKNGMLLDSCDDDVTPQSKTVIVLSCSQAVLLMMLILLILLCKWQRVQMSVLPAIPDPKYPFADLFNDHNGNLQEWLDKNDHVVLQTKLEYEEPESITEAESQQEDGKNSDKQGPLEKIFTFSGAAENNDDKAAEIACLIPASNTAASFAGFHILMNDDMYVML, encoded by the exons GTGGGAAAGTTGCAATCAACACCACAATAATCAACTTCAATAAGGAGAAGATGAAGATCACATGGGCAACAAGAGAGATTTTCCCCAATGAGAATGTGTCATTTTTTTACAC ATTTGATGAAGGCAAGCACCAAGTTTGGAAGCCATGTACTACCTATTTATTGGATCAAGATTATAATTCTGGATGTCTTTTTAAGACAGAAGGACCTACCCTTGCCATTTCTATCAGGAGCAGCAACGGAagcaaagagcttttttttaaaagattaaaagctgatttttacA TAAAGCCCAAGCCACCAGAAAATGTGACCTTCTTCTGGGAAGAGGACACTGTTACTGTAAGCTGTAATAAACCAAAGAGAAATGCACTGTGCTTGACACTTGAGCTTCAGTACAAAAGCAAGTTTGACAAAACGTGGCAA TCCAGAGTTTCTAAGTGCTGCAGTGTTGGAGAGCAAGGCTTTGATCCAAGGAAATGCTACTCTTTCCGGGTCAGACTGTGGAGGCTACGACAGTGCAACGTAAAGAATTACAGCAGTGACTGGGAGGCTGAAACATTTTGGAAGAATGGCATGTTATTAG ATTCATGTGATGATGATGTAACTCCTCAGTCAAAAACAGTAATTGTTTTAAGTTGTTCGCAGGCAGTACTCTTAATGATGCTTATTCTCCTGATTCTTCTGTGTAAATGGCAGAg GGTTCAGATGTCAGTTCTGCCTGCTATACCAGACCCAAAATACCCATTTGCTGATCTCTTCAATGATCACAATGGAAACTTACAG GAATGGCTAGACAAAAATGACCATGTGGTGTTGCAAACCAAACTAGAATATGAAGAACCAGAATCCATCACTGAGGCAGAAAGCCAGCAAGAAGATGGGAAGAACAGTGACAAACAAGGGCCTTTGGAAAAAATCTTCACTTTTTCAGGAGCAGCTGAAAATAATGATGACAAAGCAGCTGAGATTGCCTGCCTGATACCAGCATCCAACACTGCAGCTTCTTTTGCTGGCTTCCATATTTTAATGAATGATGACATGTATGTAATGTTATAA